A window of Rhododendron vialii isolate Sample 1 chromosome 11a, ASM3025357v1 contains these coding sequences:
- the LOC131306646 gene encoding hypothetical protein At1g04090-like — MGNSLCLSFSSKNNKALPIDTIFKLPSPTPAWPPGGGFGSGIIDLGGLQVYQTSTFKKVWATYEGGPDDLGATFFKPHLIPDGFSVLGFYSQPNNLPLFGYVLVGKDVEEKNVSPTLKKPIDYTLVWSSSSLKKIKKTGHGYIWLPMPPDGYEAVGHVVTTSPDKPSLEKIRCVRSDLTDQPKTSNWIWGPGTESDSNGFNLYSFQPSNRGTKEPGVSLGTFFAQNNASSTSSTLSLACLKNNKFDSSSMPNLDQIKELFQAYSPLIYLHPKETYLPSSVTWYFNNGALLYKKGEESNPVPIDSNGSNLPQGGSNDGAYWLDLPMDDNAKERVRKGDLQSSEAYLHVKPVYGGTYTDIAIWIFYPFNGPSTAKLELLDIPLGKVGEHVGDWEHLTLRISNFNGMLHKMYFSQHSGGKWVDASLLEFYKGNKPVAYSSLNGHALYAKPGLVLQGSGGIGIRNDTDKSDKVMDTGERYSVVAAEYLGSEIVEPPWLDYAREWGPKVTYELGVEVQKVEGLLTAGMKSTFESLVKILPNEVYGEEGPTGPKMKKNWYGDEVSS, encoded by the exons ATGGGGaattctctctgtctctccttctcctccaagAACAACAAAGCATTGCCCATAGACACAATTTTCAAGCTTCCCTCTCCAACACCTGCTTGGCCACcag GTGGAGGATTTGGAAGTGGAATCATTGATCTAGGAGGCCTCCAAGTCTATCAGACTTCAACTTTCAAAAAAGTTTGGGCTACCTATGAAGGGGGACCAGATGACCTTGGTGCAACATTTTTTAAACCTCACCTGATTCCAGATGGATTTTCCGTTCTCGGTTTCTACAGCCAACCCAACAACCTGCCACTTTTTGGGTATGTTCTTGTTGGAAAAGACGTGGAAGAAAAAAATGTCTCACCTACTCTAAAGAAGCCAATTGACTACACTCTAGTTTGGAGTAGCTCATCGctgaaaaaaatcaagaaaactgGCCATGGCTACATTTGGTTACCAATGCCACCAGATGGCTACGAAGCTGTTGGTCATGTGGTCACCACCTCACCAGACAAGCCTTCCCTTGAAAAAATCCGGTGTGTCCGTTCCGACCTAACTGATCAACCCAAGACCAGTAACTGGATTTGGGGGCCAGGGACCGAGAGCGATTCAAATGGTTTTAATTTGTATAGTTTTCAACCTAGCAATAGGGGGACCAAAGAGCCTGGTGTATCACTAGGTacattttttgcccaaaataaTGCCTCATCCACTTCTTCTACCTTATCTCTAGCTTGTTTGAAGAACAATAAATTTGACTCATCTTCTATGCCTAATCTTGACCAAATCAAGGAATTATTTCAAGCTTATTCTCCTTTGATTTACCTTCACCCCAAGGAAACTTACCTCCCCTCTTCTGTGACTTGGTATTTCAACAATGGGGCTTTGCTATATAAGAAAGGGGAAGAGTCTAACCCTGTTCCCATTGATTCAAATGGCTCCAACCTACCCCAAGGTGGTTCTAATGATGGTGCATATTGGCTAGACCTTCCAATGGATGATAATGCTAAAGAAAGAGTCAGAAAAGGGGATTTACAGAGCTCTGAGGCTTATTTACACGTAAAGCCCGTGTATGGTGGCACCTACACCGATATAGCTATATGGATTTTCTACCCTTTCAATGGACCGTCGACTGCTAAACTCGAGCTACTGGACATCCCACTAGGGAAAGTTGGCGAACATGTTGGCGATTGGGAGCATTTGACACTAAGGATAAGCAACTTCAATGGGATGTTGCACAAGATGTACTTTTCACAACATAGTGGAGGAAAATGGGTTGATGCTTCGTTGCTCGAGTTTTATAAGGGCAACAAGCCAGTGGCCTATTCCTCGTTGAACGGACATGCATTGTACGCGAAGCCAGGGCTTGTTTTGCAAGGAAGCGGTGGGATCGGGATAAGGAATGACACGGATAAGAGTGACAAGGTGATGGACACGGGAGAAAGGTACTCAGTGGTTGCGGCCGAGTACTTGGGATCAGAAATCGTTGAGCCGCCGTGGCTGGACTATGCTAGGGAATGGGGTCCCAAGGTTACTTACGAACTTGGGGTCGAGGTCCAGAAGGTGGAGGGCTTATTGACTGCAGGAATGAAATCAACATTTGAGAGTTTGGTGAAAATCTTGCCGAATGAAGTGTATGGAGAAGAAGGGCCTACTGGCCCAAAGATGAAAAAGAACTGGTATGGAGATGAAGTTTCAAGCTAA